A stretch of the Gossypium hirsutum isolate 1008001.06 chromosome D07, Gossypium_hirsutum_v2.1, whole genome shotgun sequence genome encodes the following:
- the LOC107953877 gene encoding NADH dehydrogenase [ubiquinone] iron-sulfur protein 7, mitochondrial, with protein MALITRTTANRLPHLLSLQRALAIHTTVPSLSSSATPTTYARPSPPSTSGTPSSLSKPAEYVISKVDDLLNWARRGSIWPMTFGLACCAVEMMHAGASRYDFDRFGVIFRPSPRQSDCMIVAGTLTNKMAPALRKVYDQMPEPRWVISMGSCANGGGYYHYSYSVVRGCDRIVPVDIYVPGCPPTAEALLYGVLQLQKKINRRKDFLHWWSK; from the exons ATGGCTCTAATCACCCGAACCACCGCCAATCGCCTCCCTCACCTCCTCTCCCTACAGCGTGCCCTCGCTATTCACACCACCGTCCCTTCTCTCTCCTCTTCTGCCACCCCAACCACATACGCTCGCCCTTCTCCGCCGTCCACCTCCGGCACTCCCTCCAGTCTGTCTAAGCCTGCTGAGTACGTGATCTCCAAGGTCGATGACCTCTTGAACTGGGCCCGTCGTGGGTCCATATGGCCCATGACTTTCGGCCTCGCTTGCTGCGCCGTCGAAATGATGCACGCCGGTGCTTCTCGCTACGACTTCGATCGCTTTGGTGTCATTTTTAGGCCTAGCCCTCGCCAATCCGATTGCATGATTGTCGCTGGCACTCTCACCAACAAAATGGCCCCTGCTCTTCGCAA GGTTTACGACCAAATGCCAGAGCCTAGGTGGGTGATTTCAATGGGAAGTTGTGCAAATGGTGGTGGGTACTACCACTACTCATACTCAGTTGTAAGAGGTTGCGATAGAATCGTCCCTGTTGACATCTATGTTCCTGGTTGTCCACCCACTGCAGAGGCGTTATTGTACGGAGTTCTTCAATTGCAGAAAAAGATCAACAGGCGCAAGGATTTCCTCCATTGGTGGTCCAAGTAA
- the LOC107953876 gene encoding uncharacterized protein, whose product MEKGESILEAIYEDEDLGDGEDVEMVDVEEGELVECCNSGNDREKSGSAAVNGENQVPHSKNKKRRANKRKNKRKKGGSGHKPLDINQFVLDTCRRLKEKKSYMVYNAVGCLGVSALSDLVVEVCAIQSCGGQMTADGKRCRTGGGILWNILKVRQPAAYREIMKKTKDFEKQFKQQNVGRTLAQNKESSSRETACNLTNGTPVSVLEDSQLLPQTREEQFSTKGTRKTVHDRIRVPVSYEDILGEDLKEDQCHQ is encoded by the exons ATGGAGAAAGGAGAGAGCATATTGGAAGCGATTTACGAAGACGAAGATTTAGGAGATGGAGAAGATGTAGAGATGGTTGACGTTGAAGAAGGAGAGCTCGTGGAATGTTGTAACTCGGGAAATGATCGGGAAAAAAGCGGCTCTGCTGCTGTTAATGGTGAAAATCAAGTGCCccatagtaaaaataaaaagcgCCGAGCAAATAAGAGGAAGAATAAGAGAAAAAAGGGTGGTTCTGGACATAAACCTTTGGATATAAACCA GTTTGTGTTAGATACTTGTAGACGATTAAAAGAAAAGAAGTCATACATGGTGTACAACGCTGTGGGGTGCTTGGGGGTTTCTGCATTGAGTGATCTTGTCGTGGAG GTGTGTGCAATTCAATCTTGTGGAGGTCAGATGACTGCCGATGGAAAACGTTGTCGGACAGGTGGTGGCATATTATGGAATATCCTAAAAGTGCGACAACCCGCTGCTTATCGCGAAATAATGAAAAAAACCAAGGACTTCGAG AAGCAATTCAAGCAACAAAATGTCGGACGAACACTAGCACAGAACAAAGAGAGCTCGTCCCGAGAAACTGCTTGCAATCTGACTAATGGGACCCCGGTAAGTGTTTTGGAAGATTCTCAACTGCTTCCACAAACTCGGGAAGAACAGTTCAGTACCAAAGGAACACGAAAAACTGTTCATGACAGGATTAGGGTTCCTGTTTCGTATGAAGACATTCTTGGTGAGGATCTAAAAGAAGATCAATGTCATCAGTGA
- the LOC107953875 gene encoding vacuolar-processing enzyme, which yields MTSLVVGAILLLLSLTGIVSAGRDVTGDILRLPSEANKFFHGGDDDEVEGTRWAVLIAGSNGYWNYRHQADVCHAYQMLRNGGLKEENIIVFMYDDIAYNEENPRPGIIINNPHGDDVYKGVPKDYTGENVTVNNFFAAILGNKSALTGGSGKVVNSGPNDHIFIYYSDHGGPGVLGMPTLPYLYADDLIDVLKKKHASGTYKSLVFYLEACESGSIFEGLLPEGLNIYATTAANAVESSWGTYCPGEYPSPPPEYETCLGDLYSVAWMEDSDIHNLRKETLHQQYEFVKRRTINGNSAYGSHVMQFGDIGISMDNLFTYLGTNPANDNFKFIDENSLLPPTKAVNQRDADLVHFWDKYRKAPDGSVRKVEAQKQVMEAMSHRMHVDNSIQLIGKLLFGVERGPEVLNTVRPTGQPLVDDWKCLKKMVRTFETHCGSLAQYGMKHMRSLANICNAGIETEKMGEASAQACVNIPSGHWGSVEKGFSA from the exons atGACATCTCTTGTGGTTGGTGCGATTCTTCTCTTGTTGTCGTTGACCGGAATTGTCTCAGCCGGTAGAGATGTAACCGGAGACATACTCCGGTTACCTTCAGAAGCTAATAAGTTCTTCCATGGGGGCGACGATGATGAAGTTGAAGGCACGAGATGGGCGGTCTTGATTGCCGGATCTAATGGATATTGGAATTACAGGCATCAG GCTGATGTTTGTCATGCTTATCAAATGTTGAGAAATGGTGGCCTAAAAGAGGAAAATATCATTGTTTTTATGTATGATGATATTGCCTACAATGAAGAAAACCCTAGACCTGGAATCATCATTAACAATCCCCATGGTGATGATGTTTATAAGGGTGTTCCAAAG GATTACACTGGAGAAAATGTTACTGTTAACAACTTTTTTGCTGCTATCCTTGGAAACAAATCTGCTCTTACAGGGGGTAGTGGCAAAGTTGTTAATAGTGGCCCCAATGATCATATCTTCATATATTACTCTGACCATGGAGGTCCTGGTGTACTTG GCATGCCTACCTTACCTTATCTTTATGCTGATGATTTGATTgatgttttaaagaaaaaacatGCTTCCGGGACCTATAAAAGCTTG GTGTTCTATCTTGAAGCTTGTGAATCTGGAAGTATCTTTGAGGGTCTTCTTCCCGAGGGTTTGAACATCTATGCAACGACTGCGGCAAATGCAGTCGAGAGTAGCTGGGGAACCTATTGTCCTGGAGAGTATCCAAGTCCTCCCCCAGAGTATGAAACCTGCTTGGGAGACTTGTACAGTGTTGCTTGGATGGAGGACAG CGACATACATAATCTGCGGAAGGAGACTTTGCACCAGCAATATGAATTT GTAAAAAGGAGGACTATCAATGGCAATTCTGCATATGGTTCTCATGTTATGCAATTTGGTGATATAGGAATTAGCATGGACAATCTCTTCACATATTTGGGTACCAATCCTGCTAACGATAACTTCAAATTCATCGATGAGAACTCCTTGTTGCCACCCACCAAAGCTGTTAATCAGCGCGATGCTGATCTTGTCCATTTCTGGGATAAG TATCGCAAGGCACCTGATGGCTCGGTTAGGAAGGTTGAAGCTCAAAAGCAGGTTATGGAAGCCATGTCCCACAGAATGCATGTAGACAACAGTATACAACTCATTGGAAAGCTGTTATTCGGAGTCGAAAGAGGCCCTGAAGTTTTAAACACTGTTCGACCAACTGGTCAACCTCTTGTTGATGACTGGAAATGCCTTAAGAAAATG GTAAGAACCTTTGAGACGCACTGCGGATCACTGGCACAGTACGGGATGAAACACATGCGTTCCCTTGCGAACATCTGCAATGCTGGAATTGAGACAGAAAAGATGGGTGAGGCATCAGCACAAGCTTGTGTCAACATTCCTTCAGGACATTGGGGTTCTGTTGAGAAAGGGTTCAGTGCATAA
- the LOC107953874 gene encoding probable serine/threonine-protein kinase DDB_G0282963, with amino-acid sequence MEKDALRINNSGIGNSTNYSRDRNGGAGDGGLLRSSSDPAKQTASSSDFVLQWGNRKRLRCMKIQVKDDQSGPVNRTTVRVDRRVVRADRDSSNQPSNNNHGNGYFNLRQRPASPQAPPSQRVLRNSENSSAMRGQNNGGVREFASPDRGAHDKRVGGNNHNNNNHHHHHHHHHHNNKSAASSDMTHDSKKGGSSSGSGEAAPPIVWPPKFVIALTNKEKEEDFMAIKGSKLPQRPKKRAKFIQRTLNLVSPGAWLCDLTLERYEVREKKISKKRPRGLKAMGNSNMESDSE; translated from the exons ATGGAGAAGGACGCATTAAGGATCAATAACAGTGGTATTGGTAATAGCACCAACTACAGCAGAGATAGAAACGGAGGCGCAGGAGACGGCGGATTGTTAAGATCCAGCTCGGATCCGGCCAAGCAAACGGCGTCGTCTTCTGATTTCGTTTTGCAGTGGGGAAATCGGAAGCGTCTGAGGTGTATGAAGATACAAGTCAAAGACGATCAGTCCGGCCCGGTTAATCGAACAACGGTTCGAGTCGACCGCCGAGTCGTGAGGGCCGACAGAGACTCTTCGAATCAACCAAGCAATAATAATCACGGGAATGGATATTTTAACCTCCGTCAACGACCTGCTTCTCCTCAAGCTCCGCCATCTCAGCGCGTTCTCAG GAACTCTGAGAATTCCAGTGCTATGAGAGGCCAAAACAACGGTGGTGTAAGGGAATTTGCTTCGCCAGATAGGGGTGCGCACGATAAGAGAGTTGGTGGTAACAACCATAACAATAacaaccaccaccaccaccatcaccaCCATCACCACAACAACAAATCAGCGGCATCTTCGGATATGACCCATGACAGCAAAAAAGGAGGCTCATCTTCAGGAAGCGGTGAGGCAGCTCCACCCATCGTTTGGCCACCAAAATTTGTGATTGCTTTAACTAataaagagaaagaagaagattTCATGGCCATTAAAGGATCTAAGCTGCCGCAGAGACCCAAAAAACGAGCGAAATTTATTCAACGTACCCTCAAC CTGGTAAGTCCGGGGGCATGGCTATGCGATTTAACACTTGAACGATACGAGGTCAGGGAGAAGAAGATCTCAAAGAAG AGACCAAGAGGTTTGAAGGCTATGGGTAATAGTAATATGGAATCGGACTCCGAATAA
- the LOC107953872 gene encoding protein EARLY FLOWERING 3, translating to MKRGKDDEKNMEPMFPRLHVNVTEKGGPRAPPRNKMALYEQLSIPSQRFNPGLLPHNTSNSGSLVPPTSTSQGSSLQNMLFPSHVSQLTSTNQAEKIHTGQHGGASVNAPMARLEPRKKVRDEDDFLVPVFVNSETGLQHSKNKEGFDGGKARNVHDNDPNRCSSSGVGSRKEVRDQSEGSLQACSSRERSIKTAGDSSTRENIDGCAKEFNVSPDQGCGEIPASRLSGSHENDACLVEKLRAGRQPVDNGCTDDDVALVKVIGDGTLSRKRSLSNSERNHSVPDETSNDSECHEDRTCGSLQWANVDKSDDVSETSVVDTASGLEISPDDVVGIIGQKRFWKARRAIANQQRVFAVQVFELHRLIKVQRLIAGLPHLLLEDTAYLSKPSYKDSPGKKLPPELIVKPVPQNKLKDEAEKLSHKMECSAENAVGRTSLSSVKNGSQPSNNGPFLGNPPPSPANGDNKMNPWCFNQMLRHQWLVPVMSPSEGLIYKPYPGPGFMGSACGGCGPFGQNPMTGNFMTSAYGAQAPPHQGLGVLPGTPLVGHSYFPHHGMPVMNPAFSGSSMEQMNQFAGAGSHAQSGQLSGNGANFNMQQQSSSNLPSKKNVAIPPVVKFQASKDTEQQRCTASSPGERAEKNRTCNTAEGKNTPLILTAPANPQGASKPNETDQRTRVIRVVPHNPRSATESAARIFQSIQKERKRRD from the exons atgaaGAGAGGAAAAGATGATGAGAAGAATATGGAGCCTATGTTCCCTAGGCTTCATGTTAATGTTACAGAGAAAGGAGGGCCGAGGGCTCCTCCAAGGAATAAGATGGCCCTTTATGAACAGCTAAGTATTCCCTCACAGAGGTTTAACCCTGGCCTCTTGCCTCATAACACAAGTAATTCAGGCAGTTTGGTTCCTCCTACTTCCACAAGCCAG GGAAGTAGCCTTCAAAATATGCTTTTTCCATCTCATGTATCGCAGTTGACATCTACTAATCAGGCTGAGAAGATTCATACAGGCCAGCATGGAGGAGCAAGTGTAAATGCTCCTATGGCACGCCTTGAACCGAGAAAGAAAGTTAGAGATGAAGATGATTTCTTGGTTCCTGTTTTTGTTAATTCAGAGACAGGTTTACAACATAGCAAAAATAAGGAAGGGTTTGATGGGGGAAAAGCTCGTAATGTTCATGATAATGATCCAAATCGGTGTAGCTCTTCTGGTGTCGGTTCAAGAAAGGAGGTAAGAGATCAGAGTGAAGGGAGCTTGCAAGCATGCTCAAGTAGGGAGCGTTCAATAAAAACTGCTGGAGATTCATCAACTAGAGAAAACATTGATGGATGTGCCAAAGAGTTCAATGTGTCCCCTGATCAAGGTTGTGGAGAGATTCCAGCATCTAGATTAAGTGGATCACATGAAAATGATGCTTGCTTGGTAGAAAAGTTGAGAGCTGGCAGACAACCGGTTGATAATGGATGTACTGATGATGATGTTGCCTTGGTGAAAGTGATTGGTGACGGAACTCTTTCTCGGAAGAGAAGCCTGTCTAATTCAGAGAGGAATCACAGTGTTCCTGATGAAACTAGTAATGACAGTGAATGCCATGAAGACAGGACTTGTGGCTCACTGCAGTGGGCAAATGTAGATAAAAGCGATGATGTCTCTGAGACTTCTGTGGTGGATACTGCATCAGGCTTGGAAATCTCTCCTGATGACGTGGTGGGAATAATAGGTCAGAAGCGTTTCTGGAAAGCAAGAAGAGCGATTGCTAA TCAACAAAGAGTATTTGCTGTACAAGTGTTTGAGCTACATAGGCTGATTAAG GTTCAGAGATTAATTGCTGGATTGCCACATCTCTTGCTTGAGGATACTGCATATTTGAGCAAACCCTCTTACAAAGACTCTCCTGGGAAGAAGCTTCCACCAGAGTTAATTGTAAAACCAGTGCCCCAAAATAAGCTCAAAGATGAAGCTGAGAAGCTAAGTCATAAGATGGAATGTTCAGCAGAAAATGCTGTTGGTAGGACATCCCTCTCTTCTGTGAAAAATGGTAGTCAGCCTTCAAATAATGGGCCTTTCCTCGGAAATCCACCACCTTCACCAGCTAATGGTGATAACAAAATGAACCCTTGGTGTTTCAATCAAATGCTCAGGCACCAGTGGCTGGTCCCTGTCATGTCCCCCTCTGAAGGGCTGATATACAAGCCCTATCCAGGACCTGGATTCATGGGATCTGCTTGTGGAGGCTGTGGACCTTTTGGACAAAACCCAATGACTGGAAACTTCATGACATCAGCTTACGGAGCTCAAGCTCCTCCTCATCAAGGACTTGGGGTTCTACCTGGCACTCCTTTAGTCGGTCACTCTTACTTTCCTCATCATGGTATGCCAGTCATGAACCCAGCATTCTCAGGTTCTTCCATGGAACAGATGAACCAATTTGCTGGAGCAGGGTCCCATGCCCAAAGTGGCCAGTTATCTGGAAATGGAGCTAACTTTAACATGCAGCAACAAAGTTCATCTAATCTGCCGAGTAAGAAGAATGTTGCTATTCCTCCTGTTGTGAAGTTTCAGGCATCTAAAGACACCGAGCAACAAAGATGTACAGCAAGCAGTCCAGGTGAGAGAGCAGAGAAAAACAGGACCTGTAATACTGCTGAAGGAAAAAATACACCTCTTATCCTTACAGCTCCGGCCAATCCACAGGGAGCCTCGAAGCCTAATGAAACTGACCAGAGGACAAGGGTGATACGGGTTGTGCCTCATAATCCAAGATCAGCCACCGAATCAGCAGCACGTATTTTCCAATCTATACAAAAAGAGAGAAAGCGACGGGACTAA
- the LOC107953871 gene encoding protein EARLY FLOWERING 3, protein MKRGKDDEKNMEPMFPRLHVNDTEKGGPRAPPRNKMALYEQLSIPSQRFNPGLLPLNTSNSSSLVPPTSSSQGSSLQNRLFPSRVSNSASTNQAEKIHTRQHGGASVNAPMARLEPRKKVGDEDDFLVPVFVNSETGLQHCKNKEGFDGEKVCNVRDNDTNRCSSSGVGSRKEVRDQSEGSFQVCSSRERSIKPAANSSTRETIDGYAKEDNVSPDQYCEEIPASRLSGSREIDACLVEKLRADRQPVDNGCADDASLMKENGEGTLSRKRSLSYSEGNRSVPDETSNDSECHEDKTCGSLQWANGDKSDDVSETSAVDTVSGLDISADDVVGIIGQKRFWKARRAIVNQQRVFAVQVFELHRLIKVQRLIAGSPHILLEDAAYLSKPSFKDSPVKKLPQELIVKPVPQNNRKDDAEKISYKMECSAENAVGRTSLSSVKNGSQPSNNGPFLGNPPPSPANGDNKMNPWCFNQMLGHQWLVPVMSPSEGLIYKPYPGPGFMESACGGCGPFGQNPMTGNFMTSAYGVPTPHQGLGALPGTPLGGHSYFPPYGMPVMNPAFSGSAMEQMTQFAGAGSHAQSVQLSGSGANFNMQQQSSSNLPNEKNGAIPPVTKYQASKDAEQQRCNASSPSERTEKDGTRSTSEGKNTPSLLPTAPANLEGALKPRETDQRTRVIRVVPHNPRSATESAARIFQSIQKERKQRD, encoded by the exons ATGAAAAGAGGGAAGGATGATGAGAAGAATATGGAGCCTATGTTCCCTAGGCTTCATGTTAATGATACAGAAAAAGGAGGGCCGAGGGCTCCGCCAAGGAATAAGATGGCCCTTTATGAGCAGCTGAGTATTCCCTCACAGAGGTTTAACCCTGGCCTCTTGCCTCTTAACACAAGTAATTCAAGCAGTTTGGTTCCTCCTACTTCCTCAAGCCAG GGAAGTAGCCTTCAAAATAGGCTTTTTCCTTCTCGTGTATCGAATTCGGCATCTACTAATCAGGCTGAGAAGATTCATACACGACAGCATGGAGGAGCAAGTGTAAATGCTCCGATGGCACGCCTTGAACCAAGAAAGAAGGTTGGAGATGAAGATGATTTCTTGGTTCCTGTTTTTGTTAATTCAGAGACAGGTCTGCAACATTGCAAAAATAAGGAAGGGTTTGATGGGGAAAAAGTCTGTAATGTTCGTGATAATGATACAAATCGATGTAGCTCTTCTGGTGTCGGTTCAAGAAAGGAGGTAAGAGATCAGAGTGAAGGGAGCTTTCAAGTGTGCTCAAGTAGGGAGCGCTCAATAAAACCTGCTGCTAATTCTTCAACTAGAGAAACGATTGATGGATATGCCAAAGAGGACAATGTGTCCCCTGATCAATATTGTGAAGAGATTCCAGCATCTAGATTAAGTGGTTCACGTGAAATTGATGCTTGCTTGGTAGAAAAGTTGAGAGCTGACCGGCAACCAGTTGATAATGGATGTGCTGATGATGCTTCCTTGATGAAAGAAAATGGTGAGGGAACCCTTTCCCGGAAGAGAAGTCTGTCTTATTCAGAGGGGAATCGCAGTGTTCCTGATGAAACTAGTAATGACAGTGAATGCCATGAAGACAAGACTTGTGGCTCACTGCAGTGGGCAAATGGAGATAAAAGCGATGATGTCTCTGAGACCTCTGCGGTGGATACTGTATCAGGCTTGGATATCTCTGCTGATGACGTGGTGGGAATAATAGGTCAGAAGCGTTTCTGGAAAGCAAGAAGAGCTATTGTTAA TCAACAAAGAGTATTTGCTGTACAAGTGTTTGAGTTACATAGGCTGATTAAG GTTCAGAGATTAATTGCTGGATCACCACATATCTTGCTTGAGGATGCAGCATATCTGAGCAAACCTTCTTTCAAAGACTCTCCTGTAAAGAAGCTTCCTCAAGAGTTAATTGTAAAACCAGTGCCACAAAATAATCGCAAAGATGATGCTGAGAAGATAAGTTATAAAATGGAATGTTCAGCAGAAAATGCGGTTGGTAGGACATCCCTCTCTTCTGTGAAAAATGGTAGTCAGCCTTCAAATAATGGGCCTTTCCTTGGAAATCCACCACCTTCTCCCGCTAATGGTGATAACAAAATGAACCCTTGGTGTTTCAATCAAATGCTCGGGCACCAGTGGCTGGTCCCTGTCATGTCCCCCTCTGAAGGACTGATATACAAGCCCTATCCGGGACCTGGATTCATGGAATCTGCTTGTGGAGGCTGTGGACCTTTTGGACAAAATCCAATGACCGGAAACTTCATGACATCAGCTTACGGAGTTCCAACTCCTCATCAAGGACTGGGGGCTCTACCAGGCACTCCTTTAGGCGGTCACTCTTACTTTCCTCCTTATGGTATGCCAGTCATGAACCCGGCATTCTCAGGGTCTGCCATGGAACAGATGACCCAATTTGCCGGAGCGGGGTCCCATGCCCAAAGTGTCCAGTTATCTGGAAGTGGAGCTAACTTCAACATGCAGCAACAAAGTTCATCTAATCTGCCAAACGAGAAGAATGGTGCTATTCCTCCTGTCACGAAGTATCAAGCATCTAAAGATGCTGAGCAACAACGATGTAATGCAAGCAGTCCTAGTGAGAGAACAGAGAAAGACGGGACCCGTAGCACCTCTGAAGGGAAAAATACACCTTCACTTCTCCCTACAGCTCCAGCCAATCTGGAGGGAGCCTTGAAGCCTCGCGAAACTGACCAGAGGACGAGAGTGATACGAGTTGTGCCTCATAATCCAAGGTCAGCCACTGAATCGGCGGCACGAATTTTCCAATCTATACAGAAAGAGAGAAAGCAACGGGACTAA